ttaaagagtttttaaggaacaccaaatggAAGAAAAGTGTACCATTAGAAGAGTTTTTCCCGGACCGTAAGCAGTTTATTCgttaagttcttcagaagagaaggagcttttattgatgttgaaattttccgAAGAAAAttcgaaagaaaaaaagaaactgatcacaagagtgaataaggaaaactctgatgatgactaatgtggtgtttttttatggtagagtggtttttaccctctgtttaattttattattttatttattttaatgaagggTATTAATATCAcgattttaaatattaatggagcaagagagcagaataagagagctaaactgtatgaagttttaaagcagaagcacattgacgttgccatgctgcaagaaacccacagcgataccagcaatgctgctgattgggtgaaggagtgggatgggttggtgattttaagccataacacaacactcagtggtggagtcgccttgctctttactcacagttttattccttgttcttattcagttgaagaatttttaaatgggaggcttttaagagtgaaaactttttatgagaatgaggttttagtttttatttgtgtgtacactcccaccagtgcagtggagaggatgatgtttttagatactctgaacaatgtcattgctgactgcaacactgcagaaattttaattctgggtggtgattttaactgtgctacagatattttagaccggaaccacacagaacctcacatggcttcccgtaagcgtctgtgggagatggtggaggcccacgagttgagcgacatatggagaacttttcataagaacaagagacagtacacgtgggcccatgccatagataacacactctccctggcgagactagatcgtttttatggttataaacaccagctgacgttttttacaaagtgttttattgttccagtaggtatctctgaccacagtatggtccagtgtactatcactaaagagaaggttaaacctaggagtgcctactggcattttaacactgctcttttagaagatgctaattttagggagtcttttatttttttatggaattgttttaaacatgagaaggcagcttttagttcacttcagctgtggtgggatgtgacaaaagcacaagtcaaagaattTTGTCagcagtacactctcaatgtcacaagagacattgttagatctctgaaagctctggagatagaaacaGTGGAactccagcgtttggaggccactggaaatcgagggcatattgaagccttcaaacgtaaaaaatccaaaatgaacgacctgttagacattacagcacagggggcgctggtccgctcacgctttaaAGCGCAGCTGAGATGGATGttccttcaaagttctttttcagtttagagcaaaagaatggacagaaaagatttatacatgctgtgtgaacagaatcaggggatctcgtatctgagcccactgaaattcaccagcagacagtaagcttctactcgaagctgtacagcagtgagtggtcaggggcacaagcggtggaggacagcttcctcatggacctgccaaagctctctgagcaagcggccagagagctggacagggagctgacgctggaggaggttcatgaggctctccagggaatggagaatggacgggtgtcaggtatagacggtctccctgtcgagttctacaaggcattctgggctgTCATAACAAGAACACAAGAagatgtcaatgttttaactgatattttaaggGACTTTCAGATTTTATCCTCTGCAAAGGTTAACTGggctaaaagtgaagccattttagttggggagtggggagGTAGGCAACcatcactaccaggaggcttagcgtggaaaagaggtggttttaaatacttgggtgtctacctggggaacaatgagtttttaaacaaaaactgggaaggttctgtagagcacgtgaagggcagactgagcaggagGAAGCGGCTGGTCCCAAAGATGTCCTATAGGGGGcgaacgctggtcatcaacaaccttGCCGCatcgtccctctggcacaagctggcatgcgtggatccgccgccgaacctGTTAGctaacatccaggccctgctggtggacttcttctgggacggtctacactggattccacagatTGTTCTCCATCTgccaaaagaagaaggaggacaggggctggtccagctgtccagcagagctgCAGCCTTctgcctccagttcatccagagactcctcactggacccagagagctagtatggagagcagcagccagtggactaTTATGCACAGTttaaggactggggctggacaaaGCGTTGTTTACCAGACTTTTATCGTGAACTTTctggaactgttttaagaagcagaacaagggctgtagaacactacactggctgctggaggggCTAGCTCTGGTGTATGGCGGgtgactggacatctccagtgtgaccgtccctgcactgtccagaactctcatctcctcagggattataacgctccgggagcttgtgaacatcgcggggtcggacttgtcgagggcagaggaccggGCAGTgtgtatgggactgcggtccctgcgtgttgtcaatcagctcctacaccgctggagatctgcactgacatcagaggagcgtgttcagctaatggactatccacacacagagactggtcctgcagaggacgaaccctttccccagctgaacatctcccctgacctcgacgggtgtgcaggccccctcctggagtgccggggtgaaggggagatggactttgggtcagtgtcggggaagctgctctacagagcgtgtgtaaaggttttaaataagaagaagctgagtgggagggtggacaccccatggagaagtgtacatggttttactgatgattttaaaccagagtggacgcactgtataaaccaccgttaactaaaaaagctgccgacctccagtggaggattttacactgtattatctctgtgaactcttttatttctgttttaaatcctgatattgcacatgattgtcctttttgttcacagagagaaacagtttttcatgcttttattcactgctccaggttacagtcactgtttgtgtttttacggagcattttaaggtcttttaatgttgtttttacttttcagtgttttatttctggttttaagtttgtcaggaaacaccggttcaggtgccaactgattaaatttatatttggtcaggccaaaatggtgatatacctgagccggaaaaaccagATTGCGCAGAACACTGACTGTGacgccataaaaattctgaaaaggctgatcaaatctagaatttcaattgattttaattttataaaagtatgaatgacttggatgtgtttaaatgtgtgtggtgttgggagAATGTTTTGTGCAGCAGAgctaaactaatcactcatatttaaactaattttaatatgtatttatttatttatttatttatttatttatttatttatttatttgtctatttatttattaagtcactgtgacttatatatgtgacttgtgaaaataaagatgtgtaaaaagtaaaaaaaaagtctctctctctctctctctctctctctctctcatacacacacacaccctctctctttctgtctctctctctctctctctctctctctctctctctctcatacacacacacaccctctctctctctgtctctctctctttctctctctctcatacacacaaacaccctctctctctctctctctctctctctctctctctctcatatacacaaacaccctctctctctctgtctctctctctttctctctctctcatacacacaaacacccccccctctctctctcatacacacaaacaccctctctctctctctctctctctctcctgtgtgtaAACTGGTCAGTTAACAGGTTCCACTGCATGAGCAACACTTCTATAAAAAGATCCCGAGGTCTTCTCAGAGGGAACACATGCTGTCATGTGACAGTCTTGTGGCTGGGAATCAGCAGATATCAGTGGTATTCAATAATGGGATTTAATTCCAGGATTTAATCTCATCTCAGATCTGACGTACCTGAGTTAAAGGTTTCGGTCCAGTCCAGGATGGCATCCACACCCTGTTTCATGATGTTGAAGATATCTGCTCGGACAACGCCTTGTGGCTGTGGCCCGACTTCTAAAGCTGAGGAACCATGAAACTCGGTAAAAGTCACTCATAACtacgagagagaaagatattttaTAGAATTGTAGAGTTGGACACTTACAGATGCCGTACTTGGAGACGGACTCGAGGGAATACGCTTCAGACAGCGGAATATTCAGCAGCACCAACCTCACAGGCACGTTGGTGATTTtatcctgtctcacacacacaataacacaatgtCTGAATGCACAAGAACTGGAAAAAGAAACCTGACACATTCACTGTGAAAAGCATCGCTGATACCTTCAGGTGTTTGAAGATATGGAGGCAGATCCAGTTCTTATGCGAGTAGGAGATGATGGTGAGGCCCATGTTAGCCGTGGTGTTATGGAGGTCACAGATAATTTCCACAGCATCTTCAGAACCTTTGGGACCCAACAGAGAGTTTAACTCCTGAGCTCTCTGTACCTCATATGGAGTTTCATCAGTGATGGGagagctgaaagagagagacagacattaTCCCACCAGTTACTCAGAAGTCTGctgctgatttaaaaaaacCTCAGTGTCCTGACGGTGTACTGACCTGAGGGTAGCACTGGTAAAGCAGCGGTTAAGGTCTTTCTCTATGTATCTCTTGCACTCTTTGACAGCACGTGGGTTGGACACCACAAAGGTGAGTGGGATGATCCGTGCAGCATCACCTTTCTCTTTCTGCTGTCTCTCCAACTCCGGCACCAGGTAAACCCCCGTCATCTCATTTCCGTGTGTACCGCCGCAGATCGCCACACGGCGCAGCACTGGCAACCTGATCCTCTCCATCTAACgacaaaaaaagattttacacTGAAGATAACTATGATAATGCACCGAGGTACAGAAGAACAAGGCACAATAACACACCAAtaacacactactgacacaccaaTAACACACCAGtaagggatgtggtagcttagtggtttaggtgttggactactgaacagaaggttgtgagcttgaagcccagtcagataatcagataACAAAACCTCTGGATGGTTAAAACGGCGCTATTCTCGCTAGTCCAGTTAGAAAACTGTAGATTGTCTAacgtcagttgtgtgatgcttCTGCTCTAAAACTCCTAGAGAACCTGTTCAGTCCGAGTCCCAAACATCCAACTGACCAGAACAATCTGGACACAGGCCTTTGTTCCTGTCGGCTAATCATTAACATTGAAGCTATACGTTACTGCAGGTTCAGATTGACTGAGCACTTGgtcaataatttttaaaatagtgATTAATTCATTCACTGAAACATTCATGTGTCTAGAAGCTCATGTAGCAAGCGAATGCTAGCTTCTACTGTTAGCAAGAAACTGCTGAATATATTAGTTCTGATAAGAAGCaggcacaaatacacaaaactcAGCGTCTAACATGGTGATCAGAGTCCGAGTCACAGAGTGCGGTGTTGAGTTACAGCCAGCACCAGCACCAGTCCGAGTCAGAATATGAGTCCGAGTCCGAGTCCGAGTTCCTGCTCTAAAGAAACTGTGGaagtgaaagtaaataaaatgaatgaaaaagtcTCAACTTTTACCGTTTAAGAGCTTCCTGATTCTCCTCTGATTCTTTCTCAAACATGCAGAGTGTTGACCTTTGAACTCAACATACACAATTACCCAGGACTGTAACCAGCTTGCTAAACctagctgcacacacacacacacacacacacacacacacacacacacacactgaacacatacatGTCTATTCTACTCCACACATGCAAGCTGTAACCTGCTACCTTCATAAAATGTACGGTATGTGTACTCCTTCAGTttgtaaacatacacacacacacactctctctctctctctctctctctctctctctcattctctctctctaaaccgaacaaataaaacacacacaaaccagtcTCACTTCCTCCTCCGTTGCCTTCTCCAGTCTTCTCtactcttcttctcctccttctttgTCTTCACAGAGTTCAGATTTCACCAGAAACCGCAGGCTGACCTGTGATCAGTTTGCCCTTCCTCATAGTGTGGGAATGAAGAAATCGCCAGTCAGCACAATATTCACATAGTGCTGAATCATCTCCACACCCCCAgggaagaaggagagaaaggagaagaagagggGCAgtgcagacagagacagagagagagagagagagagatgaggagatacagagggaagaggaggagcagcagtttatgattttgtgtttatgttttggGAAATTATAGGAGCGAATTCCTGCAACTGAAAACTCTGCAAGTGTGAATATTTTTAGAGAACCATGTAAATGAGGAGGCAGTTTTAACGAGGAGGCAGTTTTAACGAGGAGGCAGTTTTAACGAGGAGGCAGTTTTACAGTTACAGTTCAGAAGAATTATCTGCACCGTCATTAGCAGAGTTTTAATCATATAACTGTCACAACGGTGTTTGTATCTAGCTTTTACAGCAACCCAGTGTAATACCTCACCTGTCCACCAGAGGAATTCCAGGTTTCCATAGTGATCCAGGTGATGAGAAAAAACTCTTTACCAAAACTTTCTCCTGCAACTTTTCTGCAATAATATTTCAGTTTTCTAAGAGTGTGACTCTCACCTGTACATGGAGCCCACTCACAAACCACAGAAACTTTCACAGCTGAACTTGGAGAATGCGTCACTGCACTCTCATAAAgactctgttttctctctgatgTTCATCCCTTCAGTGCAGAAGTGTTTTTTATTCTCTCAGGTTTAAAAGCTAAATTGCTGCTTTCAATCATCGTTTCTGGTGGCAGCGACGTTCCCCGGAGAGATCCGTGGCAGATTTCTCTCCTTCTGCCTCTAACAGGTGCAGAAACCAGCTTGTGGGTGGTTTTTATGGTCATGTCAGAGAAACACGCCTTACAGCAGCCAAGAAAATCACACATGAGTTCATTTCTATTTGAGGAAATCCTTCTGGGATTTATTGGCAGTTAGACACCTGTGATGTGCTGAAAGGGGAAATGCAGGTGGGAATGTTGAGTCGAGTAAACAGTGAGatctaacacagacacagacgccTGCATGGTGAGGGGGAAAAGACCAGGGACTGAAATAAACAGCTTTTCTGTTAACTcattaata
This portion of the Hemibagrus wyckioides isolate EC202008001 linkage group LG29, SWU_Hwy_1.0, whole genome shotgun sequence genome encodes:
- the LOC131349063 gene encoding N-acyl-aromatic-L-amino acid amidohydrolase (carboxylate-forming) A-like encodes the protein MERIRLPVLRRVAICGGTHGNEMTGVYLVPELERQQKEKGDAARIIPLTFVVSNPRAVKECKRYIEKDLNRCFTSATLSSPITDETPYEVQRAQELNSLLGPKGSEDAVEIICDLHNTTANMGLTIISYSHKNWICLHIFKHLKDKITNVPVRLVLLNIPLSEAYSLESVSKYGISLEVGPQPQGVVRADIFNIMKQGVDAILDWTETFNSGKVIEGGEIEAYLIQKSMDYPRNPKTGKPSAAVHPQLQDQDYCLLQRGDPVFLTFSGETLSYEEEEPLHPLFINEAAYYEKGIAFHLAHKKTLSIPSIQAETD